The region GAACAGTATCGTGGGACATTCAGCCGCTGGCCGGATGATCTCGAATAGGTGACTTCTGAGATCCGACAGAACATACATCGCCTGACGGCGACAAAAAACTGGAGATACCCCTTGACAGCTGCCTTCTCATAGGTGACCTACGGGGCTAGATAATCGGTGTCTCGATGTATTCGCCATAGATGATCTTCATCGCATCAACCATCTCGCCTTCGGTGGCATAACAACGCACACATTCGAGAAGGTGTGGCATTGTGTTGTCCGATCCGGCAGCGGCTTCTGTCAGATCAGCAAGGGCGCGCTTGACTTTGTCGTTATCACGCATGCCCTTTGCTTTCTCAATCGATTTCGCCTGGATGTCGTGTGACTTCGCGCCGTCGATCAAGAGCACAGGAATCTCTATCTTCTCGTTCTCCAGAATGAAGTCGTTGACGCCGACGGTTATCCGCTCCTTCTTATCGAGTTCACGCTGATAGATATAAGCGGACTTTGCGATTTCTCGCTGGAAATATCCCTCTTCGATGCCCCTGAGCACGCCGCCGATCTCATCGATCTCATCGAAAATCTTCATGCATTCCTCTTCGATCCGATCAGTCAGGGCTTCGACGAAGTACGAGCCGGCGAGTGGGTCGATTGTGTTCGCGACACCGGTCTCATGCGCGAGAACCTGTTGGGTGCGGAGCGCCAGCCGAGCGGCTTTGTCCGACGGAAGCGCGAGGGTCTCATCCATCGAATTCGTATGCAGGGATTGCGTTCCGCCAAGAATAGCCGACAATGCTTCCGTTGCTGTGCGCACCAGATTCAGTTCTGGCTGCTGAGCGGTGAGAGAGCACCCGGCTGTCTGAGTATGGAATCGAATCTTCCAGGACTCTTCTTTCTTTGCGCCATATTTCTCACGCATCCGTCGCGCGAAAATCCTCCGCGCTGCGCGATATTTGGCGATCTCTTCGAAGAAGTCGATGTGTGCATTGAAGAAGTATGATATCCTCGGTGCGACATCATCGACATCGAGACCAGCCGCCACCGCAGCCTCGACATAAGTGAATCCGTCTGCGAGTGTATAGGCAAGTTCCTGGGCTGCTGTGGCGCCAGCCTCTCTGATGTGATATCCGGACACAGAGATCGTATTCCACTGCGGCACGTGATCGGCGCAGAAGCCCATGATGTCGGTAATCAGTCGAATTGATGGTTCAGGAGGATATATCCATTCTTTCTGAGCAATGTACTCTTTCAGAATATCGTTCTGCAGGGTGCCCCTCAATTTGTTGAACGGGACTCCCTTCTTCTCTGCGACGATAAGGTACATCGCCAGCAAGATGTTTGCGGGAGCGTTGATCGTCATGGATGTCGAAATCTTACCGGTATCGATGCCATTGAAGATGATTTCCATATCGAGCAGCGAGTCGACCGCGACGCCGCATTTGCCGACTTCACCGAGTGAACGTTCATGATCGGAATCGAATCCCATCAAGGTCGGAAGATCGAATGCGACCGAGAGGCCGTGCTGTCCAGCCTTAAGCAGCATGTGGTACCGTTGGTTCGTTTCCTCCGGTGTGCCCATTCCGGAGAACTGCCTCATAGTCCACATTCTGCCGCGATACATTGATGCGTGGACGCCGCGAGTGTATGGATACTGGCCGGGATATCCGACGTCATTCAGGAAGTCGCGATTGCCGTTATCTTCGGGAGTGTAGAGGGGGTCGATGGGGGCCGAAGAAACGGTAACCCATTTTCTGTCGGTCCCGGACGACGCCTTCGCCTCCGATTCCCAAATCTTCCTTCTCTCTTCTATCTTCTTCATATCAGCATTCATGACCTGTCACCACGCTTAGTTAAGTTACTGTCAAACACAAATCAAACACATGCCCAAAACCTGCTGTCAATTGGTATCAAAGATAACACTTTGAGTTGCTCATATCAACGCCATATTTGATCTGAAGGTTCATCCTTTTCAGGAGGAGATCGAGACAGTACAACCCGCTTTAAGTCTTTCGATCAATCGCGAGCTTGACAGTCGTCGACTGAGTATGCTATATTTTCTATGAATGTGGCAAATCTCAACCTGAGGAGCTACTGATGCGGAAAGTCGGCTTTGTATATGATGATGCCTTCCTGCTGCACGCTTCTCAAAGCAGCCATCCGGAACATCCTGATCGTCTCAATGCAATAGTGGCATCCCTGAAAAGCGGCGGCCTGTGGGATAAACTCAAACACATAGAGCCTCACGCGGCATCGGTTGATGAATTGGAACTCATCCATTCGAAAGCCTACATAGAAGAAGTGAAGCAGACATCAGGGCGCGAGAGCGACTGGCTCGATCCCGACACATACGTGTGCAAAGATTCATTTAGAGTAGCGTCGCTCGCAGCCGGTGGGGTGATCGATGCTGTTCAAGAAGTAGTCCGTGGTGAAGTCGATTCGGCATTTTGTGCGGTGCGCCCACCGGGACATCATGCAGAAAACGATGCCGCAAGGGGTTTCTGCCTATTCAATAACATCGCCATCGGTGCGGCATACGCTCGCAGCAAGCTCGGTGTCGAAAGAGCAGCGATACTCGATTGGGATGTTCACCACGGCAACGGCACACAGAGTAGCTTCTATTCTGATCCCACCGTCCACTATACAAGTCTGCATCAGTATCCGTATTATCCCGGATCGGGAGCTGCCGCCGAAAGGGGAGCAGGTGATGGACTCGGATTCACACTCGACTTTCCGTTGCCTGCCGGCACGGGCGATGATGAAGTTATGGCTGCTCTGGAAGTCTTCTGGATCAAAGAGATGGACAAGTTTAAGCCGAATCTCATCATGATCTCGGCAGGGTTTGACGGCCATGCAGAGGATCACTTCGCCGACTGGCGGCTGACGGACAATGGATACATCCAGATCATGCGGATTGCTATGCGGTCTGCCAGAGCACATTGCGGTGGGAAGATTGTCTCCGTTCTCGAGGGTGGCTATTATCTGCCGGCATTGAGTCGATGCGTAGGTACTCACATCAAAGAGCTCCTTTCCAGCTAGTTCGTTATGTTTGGAACACGTGCGCGGGTGGGTGTATAATCACCGTGAGCATCATCTACCGAGCAGCTATTTTAGTTGCGACGATCCGGCCATTCTATTAAACTCACTGGCATGAGAACATCAGTTCTGGCATTGTTTTTATTGGCTCTTGTCTCTGTTGTGCCTGTAGCATACGGTCAGGATCATGTCTATCTCGATGCTGACCAGTCGGAGATCAAAGTAATCGATCGCGACAAGCTTGAGCTTCATTATTACGGCAACGTGAAATTCAAATACAAAGGTGCGGATCTTCAGTGTGACACCGCAGTCTGGTACGAATCTTCTGAAATTATCGAGTTCTGGAGCAATGTTGTATACAGTGATTCGATTCACAGTCTGAAGGCTCATTATCTGAAATACCTGCAAGCGGAGAATCGATTCATAGCTACCGGAGATTGCGAGCTGATTCAGAGGGATGAACGTGTCAAAATTCGCGGCGAAAGAGTTGCATTCGACAGGGAGACGGAGGAACTGCTCGTCACCGATTCGCCATATCTTGCTGTCGATTACGACGATCCGATTGCTATGATCGAGATCAGGAGCGACACGCTTCACTATGTCTCGCAAACGCGATACGGCAAAGCGATCGACAATGTCGAGATTGTCAAGGGGAGCATGCTCGCGACATGCAATATGTGCGAGTTCTTCCCCGATTCCAACCTGATACTCCTCGAAGGTAATCCCCATGCTCGCCAGCGGCAGAACGAACTTGAAGGCGATACGATGCAAATCCTGCTGAAAGAGAGGCTGTTGGATCAGATAGTGGTCCTTGGGGATGGTCTCGCGCTGTATCGGAAACCTGTCGGAGCAGACGATACGCTGTTCACCGAGAGCACGGTAGAGGCTAAGAAGATCACGTTCTTCCTGAAAGATGAAGTGATGGAGACGATCATCTCGGCCGGCAACAGTTACTCATGGTATACACCTGCCCCTGAGGATACAGTAGCCGAGGGCAAGAACGAGGCCTCGGGTGATTCGATTCTTCTCTATTTTGGAGCTGATGGGCTGCAAGCTGTCGAAATCAGGAACTCATGTGTCGGCAAGTTTTTTTCACAAATGGAGGTCGACTCCCTCGGATCAACAGTCTATAGAGATACAGTACTGTACGAAGCCTCTCGCCTCGACTACAACACGAAGGATCGCATAATCCACCTGATTCACGGCGCTAACATCAAACATCAGGCAGTGACTCTCGATGCTGACACTATCAAGTACAGCACAGTTACGAAGGATCTTCGCGCCTACGCCGCTTTGAAGATTGACGAGGATGATGAGGGGAATGTTGATTCTATTCTAATACCGGTAGTGCTTCGAGACGGACCGGAGGAAATGACCGGAGACCGTCTCGTTTACAATCTCGAATCGAAACGGGGGAAGGTGCGCGAACTCGACACCGAAATGGAGCAGGCATACTATCATGGCGAGGTTGCAAGAAAGATTGACGAGGATGTGCTTCTTGTCGAGAATGGTCGCTACACAACCTGTGACTTGAGCGTGCCGCATTTTCATTTCGGATCGAGCAACATGAAGCTAATCGAGGGCGACAGAGTAATTGCCCGGCCGATTGTGCTCTACATCGAAGGTCTGCCGGTGTTCTACGCGCCGTATTTCGTTTTTTCGATCAAGAAGGGGCGCCATTCGGGATTCTTGCCGTTCCGATATGGAAGCTATCAAAGCGGCCAGCGCAAATTCGAGAATGTCGGTTACTACTGGGCGATCTCCGACTACTGGGACCTCGAAACATCATTCGATGTAATAGAGGATTACGGAGTGAAGCTGAACGGCCAGGCGCGTTATGCTAAACGATATGTTATGAACGGCTGGGTGAGAGGATCGTATAATCGAGGTTCGGCAACTACCTTCTCAGGCAGGACCATCTCCAATCGCTGGTCTATGTCTGCCAACCATTCTCATACCCTCTCTCCGACTGCATCAATCTCTGGGAGCGGATCGTTTGTGTCTGACAGGAGCTATGCGACAGAAACGTCCAGCGACATCAATGAGCGCTTGAACCGGAACCTCCGTAGCCAGTTGAACTTCTCGAAACGCTGGGAGGGCAGCTCTCTTACAGCCGTTGTCCAGAGCACGAAAGATCTCGATCAGGAATCGAGTACGCTCACGCTTCCACAGGTCAGTTACAGACTCAATTCGCGGCGGCTCTTCAATCCACCTGAGAAATCGGATATATCTGAGCAACACTGGTACCACAATATCAGATTGACCTATAGCACGGACGCCAGGAGTTTTCAGTCAAAGCGGAAGAGTTCAGATGGGTTCAACTGGACAAAACATGCCAGGGCAACCCATCAATCGTCGATAAGTTCGCCTCAGAATCTCCTCCGTTACATCACAGTCAATCCGTTGGTGAATTACACCGAAAACTGGTTCGTAGTTTTCCCGACAGACCTTGCGACTGAAGATAGTCTTCGCACCGACAGGCTGCTGCGAAGTTGGACATCCAGTATGTCACTCTCTGCAAATATGAATCTTTATGGATATTTCTTCCCTCCGATCCCGGGCCTTGTTGGCATCAGACACACCCTGACTCCACGAGCCAGTTTCTCATATACACCCAAGAGTGATCTGAATACAGATGAGGCGCATTTCGTAGGAGCATCAACTGCAAGTGTGCAGAGTAAGGCAATGTCGTTCTCATTGACGCAGATATTCCAGATGAAATACCGTTCAGGAGAAGAGGAGCGGAAGCTCGATTTGTTCAACCTATCGTCATCCGCGAGCTACAACTTCGAGGCCGAAAGCCGCAAGTGGTCGAATCTGTCAACATCACTGAGGACAACATCAATTCCTCGACTGTCGGTGCAGGTTTCAACAGTGCATGATCTCTACAATCCGGTGACGTTGGATTTTGATCCTATTCACGCAAAATTGAAGAATATTAGTGTGAGCACGAGTTTCTCTATGGCGGTACGGGCGGGAATGCCATCCCCGGCCGATCTCGGTGATCAAGTCACGGGAATCGGTGTGCCCTCCTTGCGCAGAGGATGGAGCGTCAATGTCGGCCATCGGTATACGGAGAATCGCAATCTCCTCTTTGACAATAAGACTATTACTCACTGGATTACGACTTCTGCTCGATTTGACCTCACCGAGCACTGGAATGTCAATATCGACCAGAACTACGACATTCGTCGCAAGATCATTGTCAGCCGATCTATCAATGTTTACCGCGACCTGCACTGCTGGGAGTTCATGTTCTCATGGGTACCGAACGGCAGCCTGAAAGGCTATTACTTCAAGATCAATGTCAAGCAGATTCCTGAAATTGAGTTCAAGACAGAGGATTCACCGACCGGACGGTCCTTCTTTGATCAGATTTCACAGACGACATTCTAATCTGGAGTCGCGCAGGAGAGTCGACAACAGAACGCTTCTTGTGGCTTTCAAATAAGTACTTTTTGTTGACGCAAGGCTCCGTTCCGGGTAAATTTGACACATGATTTTGGGCTACCTCAAGCGGATTCTGGGACTTAATCGCCTCTCGCCGAAACGGAAGCAGGAGGTGATCGGCTTGCTGATGCTGCTGATTGCTCTACTGACGCTCGGCAGTCTGACGAGCAAGTCCACGGGTGATGAGCTGTACTTCCAGCCGGGCTCGACTATGTCGATCGACGAGCTGAATCCCGAGAACAGCGTCGGATATGCTGGGATGGTATTTTCACACTTTGCGTATCAGTTTTTAGGGTTACTATCGTTCTTTGTGCCGGTCTGGTTCGGTTTATGGGGCCTGCGATTGCTTTTCAAATGGGACAATGAGAAATACTTCAAACGATTCTATTACGCATCAGGGTTGTTCTTTGCGATTTCGACGCTTGTGGCATTGTCTGCGGTCAATCCTCCTCTCAGAAATGTGAATTATGTCTCAACACTCGGCGGGCTGATGGCGCATCTGGTGGCGAGCCTCTTGTCACGGCTATTCGGTTCCGTCGGCACTGTTCTGATCTGCATAGCAGCGGGATTGATCTTCCTGTCGCTGCTCATCGACTGGCGTCCCCGCAAATGGGAGCAGAAGGCTCGCGCAATTCCCGGCAGGATCAAGGCCTGGTTCGGGGGGATGTTTGAAGGCTATAGTAGAAATCCCAAGCGAGCTAAGTCGCGGGCGACTGATGATGGGCCGCCTCTGTCGATCTGGCAGCGGATCAAGGGGTTCAATCTTGATTTCCTTAGGCCAAGCTATGAGGAAAAGTGCGATGAACCGCAAGAGCCTGACTCTTCGTATGTTCGCTCCAAGACGCCGCCCCCGTCCGAGAATTTCGCTGCAGACATCAAGAAAATTCAGGAAGCAGCATTGAAGCGTGAAGAGGAGGAGAAGAAGGCTGGGAAGATGCCCAAAAAGAAGACATCGCAAAACCCTCAAGTCGTTGAAACACAAGCCGGTGAATATGTCTTTCCGAGTCTTGATCTGCTGGAGGATAACCCTCAGCCCGTACAATCTGTCACCTCATCGGAACTTCAGCAGACAGCGGATGATCTTTTGCGAACCCTCAAGACCTTTGGGGTCGAAGTAGAGGGGGGCAAGATCGAGAAATATCCCGGTCCGGTGATCACGCGGTTCGAATTCAAACCCGGTTTAGGGATAAAAGTAAATCAGATCGTTAACCTGTCGGATGACCTCGCTCTTGCACTGAGAGCCAAGCGGATCAGGATTATTGCTCCGGTGCCCGGCAAGGCGGCTGTCGGAATTGAGATACCGAACAGAAATCCACAGATGGTCTATTTGAAAGACATTCTCGAATCAGATGATTACGGTGATTCCTCTGTAAGATTGCCGATGGCTCTCGGTCGCACAACTTCGGGCGAGCCGTTTGTGGCCGATCTGGCGGCTATGCCGCACTTGCTCGTGGCGGGTGCGACGGGATCGGGCAAGAGTGTCTGCCTGAATGTTCTCATTACAAGCTTGATCTATCGGCATGATCCGACCAGCCTCCGATTCCTTCTTATTGATCCCAAAATGCTGGAACTATCCGTTTACAAAGGCTTACCTCATCTCGAAAGACCTGTCGTCACAACCCCTCGGAAGGCGGAAAGCTTACTGAATGATGCCGTTGGTGAGATGGAGTCGCGG is a window of Candidatus Zixiibacteriota bacterium DNA encoding:
- a CDS encoding methylmalonyl-CoA mutase; this encodes MNADMKKIEERRKIWESEAKASSGTDRKWVTVSSAPIDPLYTPEDNGNRDFLNDVGYPGQYPYTRGVHASMYRGRMWTMRQFSGMGTPEETNQRYHMLLKAGQHGLSVAFDLPTLMGFDSDHERSLGEVGKCGVAVDSLLDMEIIFNGIDTGKISTSMTINAPANILLAMYLIVAEKKGVPFNKLRGTLQNDILKEYIAQKEWIYPPEPSIRLITDIMGFCADHVPQWNTISVSGYHIREAGATAAQELAYTLADGFTYVEAAVAAGLDVDDVAPRISYFFNAHIDFFEEIAKYRAARRIFARRMREKYGAKKEESWKIRFHTQTAGCSLTAQQPELNLVRTATEALSAILGGTQSLHTNSMDETLALPSDKAARLALRTQQVLAHETGVANTIDPLAGSYFVEALTDRIEEECMKIFDEIDEIGGVLRGIEEGYFQREIAKSAYIYQRELDKKERITVGVNDFILENEKIEIPVLLIDGAKSHDIQAKSIEKAKGMRDNDKVKRALADLTEAAAGSDNTMPHLLECVRCYATEGEMVDAMKIIYGEYIETPII
- a CDS encoding histone deacetylase, whose amino-acid sequence is MRKVGFVYDDAFLLHASQSSHPEHPDRLNAIVASLKSGGLWDKLKHIEPHAASVDELELIHSKAYIEEVKQTSGRESDWLDPDTYVCKDSFRVASLAAGGVIDAVQEVVRGEVDSAFCAVRPPGHHAENDAARGFCLFNNIAIGAAYARSKLGVERAAILDWDVHHGNGTQSSFYSDPTVHYTSLHQYPYYPGSGAAAERGAGDGLGFTLDFPLPAGTGDDEVMAALEVFWIKEMDKFKPNLIMISAGFDGHAEDHFADWRLTDNGYIQIMRIAMRSARAHCGGKIVSVLEGGYYLPALSRCVGTHIKELLSS
- a CDS encoding DNA translocase FtsK; the protein is MILGYLKRILGLNRLSPKRKQEVIGLLMLLIALLTLGSLTSKSTGDELYFQPGSTMSIDELNPENSVGYAGMVFSHFAYQFLGLLSFFVPVWFGLWGLRLLFKWDNEKYFKRFYYASGLFFAISTLVALSAVNPPLRNVNYVSTLGGLMAHLVASLLSRLFGSVGTVLICIAAGLIFLSLLIDWRPRKWEQKARAIPGRIKAWFGGMFEGYSRNPKRAKSRATDDGPPLSIWQRIKGFNLDFLRPSYEEKCDEPQEPDSSYVRSKTPPPSENFAADIKKIQEAALKREEEEKKAGKMPKKKTSQNPQVVETQAGEYVFPSLDLLEDNPQPVQSVTSSELQQTADDLLRTLKTFGVEVEGGKIEKYPGPVITRFEFKPGLGIKVNQIVNLSDDLALALRAKRIRIIAPVPGKAAVGIEIPNRNPQMVYLKDILESDDYGDSSVRLPMALGRTTSGEPFVADLAAMPHLLVAGATGSGKSVCLNVLITSLIYRHDPTSLRFLLIDPKMLELSVYKGLPHLERPVVTTPRKAESLLNDAVGEMESRYKKLASENVRNIQDYNTKVGDANKLPYIVIMVDELADLMMSNTSTRTETLITRLAQMARAVGIHLVLATQRPSVDVITGLIKANFPARLAFQVATRIDSRTILDGNGAEKLLGHGDLLFLEPGQPEPVRIHGAYVSSLETTALMEHMKEQQVEIPKLNNFTEETSAQRQADLGTDPLLKEAAELVVRHKQGSVSLLQRRLGIGYQRAARLIDQLEEKKIVGVYDGSKAREVLVDELYLGTLLKND